A DNA window from Gammaproteobacteria bacterium contains the following coding sequences:
- a CDS encoding hydrolase 1, exosortase A system-associated: MDSHPETPITFTCQDETLVGIVHHSDASAETGVLIVVGGPQYRAGSHRQFVLLARMLASNGIPVFRFDYRGMGDSSGELRTFEDVDQDIRAAIDTFIVHSPSIKKVVIWGLCDAASAALFYGHTDNRVSGMVLLNPWVRTEAGEARAYLKHYYLRRLTSKAFWSKVFSGKFRMGESVSSAVSMSKKASQITSDASCGIAPLPQRMLQGLSAFHGKVLFVLSEDDLTASEFRDLIASSREWKKMLAKKKAIFKDVQQANHTFSSEKWRSQVEHLTLDWLHDIS; encoded by the coding sequence ATGGATAGTCATCCCGAAACGCCGATTACTTTTACCTGCCAGGACGAAACGCTAGTCGGCATAGTTCATCACTCGGATGCATCTGCTGAAACAGGTGTACTCATCGTCGTCGGTGGTCCGCAATATCGTGCGGGTTCACATCGGCAGTTTGTTTTACTCGCACGCATGCTTGCAAGCAATGGAATTCCTGTCTTCCGTTTTGACTACAGAGGTATGGGAGACAGTAGTGGTGAATTGCGTACGTTTGAAGATGTCGACCAGGATATTCGCGCAGCTATAGACACGTTTATTGTCCATTCGCCATCGATCAAGAAAGTGGTTATATGGGGATTGTGCGATGCGGCATCCGCTGCCTTATTCTATGGGCATACCGATAACCGAGTTTCGGGCATGGTGTTGCTGAATCCGTGGGTCAGGACAGAGGCAGGAGAGGCGCGTGCGTATCTCAAACACTACTATTTGCGAAGGCTGACGAGCAAAGCATTTTGGTCCAAAGTATTTAGCGGCAAGTTCCGCATGGGCGAGTCGGTGAGTTCTGCAGTATCAATGTCAAAAAAAGCAAGTCAGATTACCAGTGATGCGTCATGTGGAATTGCGCCACTACCACAAAGAATGTTGCAAGGCTTGAGTGCGTTTCACGGGAAAGTGTTGTTTGTTCTTAGTGAAGACGATCTGACGGCGAGTGAATTTCGCGACCTCATCGCCTCGTCCAGGGAATGGAAAAAAATGCTCGCAAAAAAGAAGGCGATTTTTAAGGACGTGCAACAGGCGAATCATACATTTTCCAGTGAGAAGTGGCGTAGTCAAGTAGAGCATTTGACCTTGGATTGGCTGCATGACATATCATAA
- a CDS encoding hydrolase 2, exosortase A system-associated, whose product MSSNTFSVQPFFLERDTKKIFCIAFVPQAIVKSQKINGVVVVPPFAEEMNRSRHLFTRIARRLAESGSIVLLLDLYGTGDSGGDFADAGWEDWKSDILAGIQWLKEQGANSIDMLAMRAGCLLGTEVASETDIRKLVMWQPVLDGRTFLTQFFRLKIAANMTSENRELSTTKAIFELIESGTDVEIAGYQLSSSLVGPMSDAKLAGNLEQLDVDICWCELIADEGREPPLMNRKLFEHLASTGKKIQFQKIVGPPFWGATELVEAPKLIDVSVCILSS is encoded by the coding sequence TTGAGCAGTAACACATTCTCCGTTCAGCCGTTTTTTCTTGAACGCGATACTAAAAAGATTTTTTGTATCGCCTTTGTTCCCCAAGCAATTGTTAAAAGCCAGAAAATTAATGGCGTTGTCGTGGTTCCCCCATTTGCGGAGGAAATGAATAGGTCTCGCCACCTGTTTACACGTATTGCGCGTCGATTGGCTGAATCTGGTTCGATCGTATTGTTGCTCGACCTATACGGGACAGGAGATAGTGGAGGCGATTTTGCGGATGCTGGTTGGGAAGACTGGAAATCCGATATATTGGCAGGTATCCAATGGCTGAAGGAACAGGGTGCAAATTCCATAGACATGCTGGCGATGAGGGCCGGCTGTCTATTAGGTACAGAGGTGGCGTCTGAGACGGATATTCGGAAACTTGTTATGTGGCAACCTGTATTAGATGGACGAACGTTTTTAACCCAATTCTTTCGCCTGAAAATTGCGGCCAATATGACTAGCGAAAATCGAGAGTTATCGACGACCAAAGCGATCTTTGAGCTGATCGAATCCGGCACAGATGTCGAAATCGCGGGGTATCAGCTTTCTAGCAGTTTAGTTGGCCCTATGTCTGACGCAAAGCTAGCGGGGAATCTCGAGCAACTCGACGTAGACATTTGCTGGTGCGAACTTATCGCCGACGAAGGACGTGAGCCTCCTTTGATGAATCGTAAGCTATTTGAGCATCTCGCATCCACAGGCAAAAAGATTCAATTTCAAAAAATAGTTGGCCCACCTTTTTGGGGCGCGACTGAGCTCGTCGAAGCGCCGAAATTAATTGATGTTAGTGTGTGCATACTATCATCTTGA
- a CDS encoding phosphopantetheine-binding protein: MSQLEEVLQILGDVLQITDIKGRFDRSTMLLGGVPEFDSMAVVSVITALEENYGFVVDDDEIDAETFESVGSLVDFVEGKLNT, translated from the coding sequence ATGTCTCAACTTGAGGAAGTGCTCCAGATCCTGGGGGATGTATTGCAAATTACTGATATCAAAGGCAGGTTCGATAGGTCGACCATGCTTTTGGGTGGTGTGCCGGAGTTTGACTCCATGGCGGTGGTGTCGGTTATTACGGCCCTGGAAGAGAATTATGGCTTTGTCGTTGATGATGATGAGATTGACGCAGAAACATTTGAGTCAGTTGGTAGTCTGGTTGATTTCGTTGAAGGCAAGTTGAATACTTGA
- a CDS encoding PKD domain-containing protein, which translates to MSQKDAQRIENSIPDQSSLDNQIHNHVNDTQVNEPSKNQTSKQTNDQTSTPIDSPLIDSSLIIQNDEQPSIVPAPLNNAPVIYLKASDIAIVGIEKSISAEAFDADADELGFLWKLASTPKGSATTLQTNTSSYTLVTPDIAGAYLLELTVNDGKSSATKSMELIATTENIPPRARIDTTSDVVASQTTVALSGAGSRDEDGDTLSYTWTMVSRPAGSQATLSNLYTVETTFHTDVNGSYNISLQVRDDTSQNTVTKTIYASSYSLDISWPANPDGPDGYSIYIGEDISNINELLTILVADDTNWEPASPSVTIGGETIISALPANSKFACFSIRAYNAWGYSDASDASCITLP; encoded by the coding sequence GTGAGCCAGAAAGATGCTCAGCGAATAGAAAATTCAATTCCAGATCAATCCTCCCTGGACAACCAAATACACAATCACGTTAACGACACCCAGGTAAACGAGCCCAGCAAAAACCAAACCAGTAAACAGACTAATGACCAAACAAGTACGCCGATCGACAGCCCATTGATCGATAGTTCGCTGATAATACAAAACGATGAACAGCCATCTATTGTGCCTGCGCCTTTAAACAATGCGCCTGTCATATATTTAAAAGCTTCCGACATAGCCATTGTGGGGATAGAGAAGTCAATCAGCGCTGAGGCATTTGACGCCGATGCGGACGAGCTTGGGTTCTTGTGGAAGTTGGCCTCTACGCCTAAGGGCAGCGCAACTACGTTGCAGACGAATACCTCGTCCTACACTCTGGTCACACCCGACATTGCAGGTGCATATCTGCTTGAACTGACCGTAAATGACGGCAAGTCTTCGGCAACAAAATCCATGGAACTGATCGCTACGACAGAGAACATTCCCCCTCGAGCCAGGATAGACACAACAAGTGATGTTGTAGCGAGTCAAACCACCGTTGCTTTATCTGGTGCGGGAAGTCGCGACGAGGACGGCGACACACTTAGCTATACCTGGACGATGGTGTCCAGGCCGGCAGGTAGTCAGGCAACACTTTCGAACCTATACACCGTTGAAACAACATTTCATACTGACGTAAACGGTTCGTACAATATCTCGCTTCAAGTGCGTGACGACACGTCTCAGAACACTGTCACGAAGACGATATACGCCAGTTCATACAGCTTGGACATTTCTTGGCCGGCAAACCCCGATGGACCTGATGGATATAGCATTTATATTGGCGAAGACATAAGCAATATAAACGAATTGCTAACCATCTTAGTCGCTGACGATACTAATTGGGAGCCCGCTTCTCCATCGGTCACCATAGGTGGAGAGACGATCATTTCTGCACTCCCTGCAAATAGTAAATTTGCCTGCTTCTCCATTAGAGCATACAACGCATGGGGATATTCAGATGCTTCTGATGCTAGTTGTATAACGTTACCGTAA